One Intestinimonas butyriciproducens genomic window, CTTTCGCCCCTGCTGGACGCCCCACAGCCTGGGGTCCTCGCCCATCTGCCGTGCCAGGGTCGCAAAAATCTCCAGGTGGTGCATCTCCACCAGGCTGATCCGGTGAAAGATCTCCGCCGCCTCCGGCACTTCCAGCGCAGCCAGATGTCCATAAAAATACAGCCCCACCGCGGACATCTCGGAATTGCTTCCCCCCACATTGTCCAGCATGGCCTCCGCATATCGATGGTTGGGCCGCTCCGCCTGAACCGGCGGATAAGGCTCCTGGGCCCCAAATACCATCCCCGCGCTCGTATATCCCTCCATAAGCACCCCCCTATCCTTCACCAGATACTTATGTCCTACCACGCCCGTCCCATACCCCGATCATGTATGCGGCAGGAGGAAATTTTTGTAATATAATTTTAAATACTATTTTTCATGATTTATATATTGATATTTCATCATATGCTGTGGTATACTATACCCAGGTGATTTACATGGATGAGCGCATCGAATACAACAACTATCCTTTCAGCCGCCCTCACCGCAGGGTCCGGGAGGAAAAGGGGAGAACTCCCTATGACGGCCTGCGGCCCTGGTCCGCCATCACCCACGGACTCGGCGCAGTGCTGGGTGTGCTGGGAACGGTCATGCTGCTCCTGCGGACGGTTTCGCTGGGAAAAGGTCCCCTGTATCTGGCCGCCTTTCTCCTCTATGGAGCCAGCATGGTGGGCCTGTACGCCGCCAGTACGCTGTATCACTGCCTGAATACCGGCGTCAAAGGGCGCATTGCCCTGCGGAAGTACGACCACATCTCCATCTACTTCCTCATCGCCGGATCCTATACTCCCATCTGCCTCATCGTTCTGCCCCAGGAAGGCGGACTCGTCATGCTGGCCGCTGTGTGGGGGGTGGCCCTGGCCGGCACGGTGATGGCTCTGCTGTGGATCAATGCCCCCCGTTGGATCACATCCGGCATCTACATCTTTATGGGCTGGATGGCGGTTTTTATGCTGCCCGCGCTGGTGCGCACCATGCCCCAGGCAGGGATGTTCTGGCTCATTCTGGGCGGCGTACTCTACACGGTGGGCGGCGTGCTCTATGCGGTCAAGTGGCCCGGACGGAGCAATCCCCGTTTTGGCTGCCACGAAATCTTCCACGTTTTTATCCTTCTGGGCAGTATCGCCCATTTCTTTTTGATGTATCGCGTGGTCGTATTCCAGTGACACCCCCACAAAAATGGCGCCCCGGAGAGCAAAGCTCTCCGGGGCGCCGTTTTTTTAGCTGCCGCTGGGGAAGAAGGGCGCCAGGGCTGCGGCCACGCCGCTTACCGGCATGGTCTGGAGGATGATTTTCCCCGGGCCGGTGACCACGGTGTTGAAGAGGCCCTCCCCGCCGAACAGGACGTTTTTCACGCCCTTCACCGTCTGGATATCGATGGAGCAGGTCGCATCCACCACGGCCAAATTGCCGGTGTCCACCACCATCTTCTGACCGGCGGCGAGCTCATACTCCACGGCGTAGCCGTCGATCTCCAGGAAGGCCATGCCTCGGCCTGACAGCTTCTGCATAATGAAGCCTTCCCCGCCAAAGAATCCGGCCCCGCCCTTTTTCTGAAAGAAAATGGACAGCTCCACCCCTTGCTCAGAGGCCAGGAACCCGGACTTCTGAACCACGACCGGACGCTCCGGGGTGATCTCCACCGCCTTGATGGAGCCGGGGAAACTGGAGGCAAAGGCGATCATACCGGGCCCCTTCTGGGCCGTATAACTATTTTGGAACATGGATTCGCCGGAGAACATGCGTCCGAAGGCCTTTCCAATCCCGCCGCCCGCGTTGGTGCTCATCTCCATGTTGGGGGACATCCACACCATGGAGCCCTTCTCCGTGATCATGGACTCGCCGGCGTTCAGGTCGCAGATCACCACGGGCATAGGCTCACCCACGATTTCATACTTCACATTGATTCCTCCTGACCTCGAAATATAGTATGATTCTATTCTAAGCCCTGTCCGCCCTCCCCGCAAGAAAAACATTCGACTTCTGTGCAAAGTTGTGGTAAACTATCCGCTGGATATCTGACGGCAAGGGAGGAATACGCCCCATGCGTATGCGGAAAAAGCCCAATCTCATCCCCCGGATGGAGCGGTGCGCGGAATACCTGATTACAGACCCGGAGGCCTGGCGGGGCCGCTGGCGGGAAAAGCTGTCTCCAAACTGCGCGCTGCGGCTGGAACTGGGCTGCGGCAAGGGCCGCTTCACCTGCGAGACGGCGGCGGCTGAGCCGGACGTCCTCTTTGTGGCCGTGGAGCGCGTCCCCGACGCAATGGTCATCGCCATGGAGCGCGCCAAGGCGGTGGGGCTTGCAAACGTCTTTTTTATCGACGCCGACGTGGCCTGTCTGCGTGACTACTTCTCTCTCGACGAAGTGGAGCGGATCTACATCAACTTCTGCGACCCCTGGCCTACCAACCGTCACGCCAAACGTCGCCTCACCCATCCCGGTTTTCTGGAGCTCTACCGCCATGTCCTCCGTGACGGCGGCGAGATCCACTTCAAAACCGACAACAGCGGTCTCTTTGAGTGGTCCCTCTTCCAGTTTCCCAGGGCGGATTACGCTCTCTCAGAGGTGACGCGAGACCTCCATGGCGGGGGGATACGAGGCGTAATGACCGACTATGAAGAGAAATTTCACAGCCTGGGCACTCCCATCAACCGCTGTGTCGCGACTAAGCTCCACCGGGAGCCGGAGCTTCCCGAGGAGAACGCCACTCCGGAGGAAATGCCGCTTCCATAAGGGAACCGCCCCGACCGCAACAGCGGTCGGGGCGGTTTTTGCTTGTTTTCACCTGTCCTGTCGCGGGACCAGCGTTACATATACCCGATCGCCCGGCCCCTTTCCGATCCGGCGGCGGATCTCTTTCCGCACGCCGAGGATATGGCTCGGCGTCCCCATGCGGACCAGGCTTCCCTCATAGGCAACTCCGTCAAAAGTGGCGCGGACGGGTACGCGCCCTCTCCCAAATTCGGCTTTTACATCAAAGGGGATCTCCACGTAAGCCCCATCGATCCCATCCACCTTTTGAATGACCGCCTCAAAGGCGTAACTCCGCTCCATTTTGCCGCCGTACTCCTCTCCGTTCACACATTCTTTAAATGTTATTCAAACTTCATCCAACCTTTTCCCTCCCCGGTGTGCTATCCTATACTTACAGCAAAGCTCCGGCATCAACTACTGCCTCCCGCTGTGGGGCAGACAAGCAGCAACACAGTCATGTGTTTCTATATATCATTCCACTTCCTCCTCTCTTTTTTCTCTTTCTCTCTGTGAAACCGGCTCCGCCTAAAAGGCGGAGCCGGTTTCACAGGTTTCATAGTTTGTTTTGGGCGCTCGCCCCGGCAGGCGGCGCGCCTCTGATTTCCAAAAACGTAAAGGGCCGCCGGATCTCCGGCGGCCCCTCTCAATTGAGATGTCTATTTTATGTTTCGCTCTTCTCCCCGGCCGTGCCGGGCTCCTCTTCCTTCTTGGTCTTATTATCTACCTCCAGATGGACCTTGCTGGTGGTCTTCGCCTCGAAGGTATTGGCCCGCATGACCTCGGTCATATCAAAGCCGATGGTATCCTTCAGCGCCTCGTTGACCGCCTTCAGGGCGCCCACCGTATAGCGTGCCACATCTGCTGCGCCGGCGCTCTCGCCGCTCTCCCCGGAGCCGCCGCCGATGATGGTGATGTTGCCGATCTTGCTCATGGGTTCCGCCACCGCCGCGGCGATCTCCGGCAGCTTCTCAATGACCATCTGGAGCTTACCGGCATCGTTCATCTTGGCCAGCGCTTCCGCCTTTTTCTCCAGGGCTTCTGCCTCCGCCAGGCCCATCTGACGGACCGCCTCCGCCTGGGCCTCGCCCTGCTTGGCGGTGATCTCCGCCTGGGCCAGACCTTCCTGTTTGATGCGCTCGGCCTGGGCCACGGCGTCCAGCTTCTTGGCCTCGGCCTGCGCAGCGGCGTCCAGGCGGCGGGCCTCGGCGTCAGCCTCGGCCTTCAGGATAGCGGCCACCTTCTGGGCCTCAGCGGCCAGACGGGCCCGCTCCTTCTCTGCCTGTGAGGGCTTCACCACCGTCTCCAGCAGCTCTGCCTCCTTGCGCTCTGCCTTTTTCTTGGCCAGTTCGATGTTTTTCTCCTCCGCAGCGATCTGGATCTGGATCTCTGCCTCGCGGACTTCCCGGGCACGCTGTTCTTTCAGCACGTTGGCATCCATCTCAGCGTTGGTCACGTCCTTCATGGTCACGTTCTGCTGGATGGAATAGGCTGCATCGGAGACCGCCTTTGTGGTCTGGCGCTCCCGCTCGAAGTTCAGCTTCTTGATGTCGGCTTCCTTTTGGGCCTCAGCCATGCGGGCTTCGGCCTCCAGTCGGGCCTGCTCGCCAGCCCGCTTGGCCTCGGAGGTCTTGATCATGCTCTCTTTGATGGCCTCGGCCTGGGCGATCTCAGCATCCCGCTTGACGGCCGCGATCTGAGGCTTGGAGAGGGCCTCGAAGTAACCGTTCTGATCTCCGATCCCCTTGATGGTAAAGCTCTTGAGCTCCAGGCCCAGCTCCTTGAGCTGCTCCTCCGCCACCTCCTTGACCCGCTCGGAGAAGGTCTTGCGGTCCTTATAGAGCTGTTCGGCGGTCATATCGGCAATGATTTCGCGCAGGCGCCCCTCACAGACGTCCCGCGCCGTATCCACAATGTGCTGGCGGGTCTCGGACTCCTTGCCGCAGTTGAACTGCTCCACCGCGGAGCGGATCATGGCCTGATCGTTTTTGATCTTGACCACCACGGTGCCGTTGGCCTCGATGGGCACCGCGTCGGCGGTAAGAGTGCCCTGCATATTGACGTCAAAGCTCATGTTCTCCAGGGTCACATAGTCGATGCGCTGCAGCACCGGAATAACGATGACGCCGCCGCCGGTGATGACCTTTGCTTTGCCCAGTCCCGTGACGATGGCCGCCTTGTCCGCAGGCACCTTGCGCCAGGTAGAGAGGATGCAGATGAGGATCAGAATGACGACTGCTGCGATGATACCTGCCGTGATCACATACTCCATGCTTTTGGTTCCCCCTTTTATTTTTGTTCTTCTCTATTCTCCAGCGGACGCACCAAGCACAGGCCCTTGCCCGCATCTACGTCCACAATGGATACCTCTGTTCCCACGGGGATCTTCTCCACCCCCTCCACAGGCCGGGCGTCATACGACACAAGACTCCCTGTGGCGCTGAGGGCGCGGATGGTGCCGGTAAAATCGCTCCGGGCCTCCAACTGCACAGTGGCCCGCTGCCCCCGAAGGGCCCGTATATTGGTGGCATACGGCCGATTGCGCTTCAGGGGCCGGATGACGAACCACCCCAGCAAAAATCCGGCGAACACGCCGGCCTGGAGCGCCAGTATCACGGCCCACG contains:
- a CDS encoding ferritin-like domain-containing protein codes for the protein MEGYTSAGMVFGAQEPYPPVQAERPNHRYAEAMLDNVGGSNSEMSAVGLYFYGHLAALEVPEAAEIFHRISLVEMHHLEIFATLARQMGEDPRLWGVQQGRKRWWTPGYLQYQRRLGPMIRIAVREEKASIRKYRAQARWIGDRNIVENLRRIIQDEEQHLVVLGQLYETCVGTEEAAVRSGPRHGGT
- the trhA gene encoding PAQR family membrane homeostasis protein TrhA → MDERIEYNNYPFSRPHRRVREEKGRTPYDGLRPWSAITHGLGAVLGVLGTVMLLLRTVSLGKGPLYLAAFLLYGASMVGLYAASTLYHCLNTGVKGRIALRKYDHISIYFLIAGSYTPICLIVLPQEGGLVMLAAVWGVALAGTVMALLWINAPRWITSGIYIFMGWMAVFMLPALVRTMPQAGMFWLILGGVLYTVGGVLYAVKWPGRSNPRFGCHEIFHVFILLGSIAHFFLMYRVVVFQ
- a CDS encoding TIGR00266 family protein is translated as MKYEIVGEPMPVVICDLNAGESMITEKGSMVWMSPNMEMSTNAGGGIGKAFGRMFSGESMFQNSYTAQKGPGMIAFASSFPGSIKAVEITPERPVVVQKSGFLASEQGVELSIFFQKKGGAGFFGGEGFIMQKLSGRGMAFLEIDGYAVEYELAAGQKMVVDTGNLAVVDATCSIDIQTVKGVKNVLFGGEGLFNTVVTGPGKIILQTMPVSGVAAALAPFFPSGS
- the trmB gene encoding tRNA (guanosine(46)-N7)-methyltransferase TrmB, giving the protein MRMRKKPNLIPRMERCAEYLITDPEAWRGRWREKLSPNCALRLELGCGKGRFTCETAAAEPDVLFVAVERVPDAMVIAMERAKAVGLANVFFIDADVACLRDYFSLDEVERIYINFCDPWPTNRHAKRRLTHPGFLELYRHVLRDGGEIHFKTDNSGLFEWSLFQFPRADYALSEVTRDLHGGGIRGVMTDYEEKFHSLGTPINRCVATKLHREPELPEENATPEEMPLP
- a CDS encoding DUF1905 domain-containing protein; the encoded protein is MERSYAFEAVIQKVDGIDGAYVEIPFDVKAEFGRGRVPVRATFDGVAYEGSLVRMGTPSHILGVRKEIRRRIGKGPGDRVYVTLVPRQDR
- a CDS encoding flotillin family protein, giving the protein MEYVITAGIIAAVVILILICILSTWRKVPADKAAIVTGLGKAKVITGGGVIVIPVLQRIDYVTLENMSFDVNMQGTLTADAVPIEANGTVVVKIKNDQAMIRSAVEQFNCGKESETRQHIVDTARDVCEGRLREIIADMTAEQLYKDRKTFSERVKEVAEEQLKELGLELKSFTIKGIGDQNGYFEALSKPQIAAVKRDAEIAQAEAIKESMIKTSEAKRAGEQARLEAEARMAEAQKEADIKKLNFERERQTTKAVSDAAYSIQQNVTMKDVTNAEMDANVLKEQRAREVREAEIQIQIAAEEKNIELAKKKAERKEAELLETVVKPSQAEKERARLAAEAQKVAAILKAEADAEARRLDAAAQAEAKKLDAVAQAERIKQEGLAQAEITAKQGEAQAEAVRQMGLAEAEALEKKAEALAKMNDAGKLQMVIEKLPEIAAAVAEPMSKIGNITIIGGGSGESGESAGAADVARYTVGALKAVNEALKDTIGFDMTEVMRANTFEAKTTSKVHLEVDNKTKKEEEPGTAGEKSET